In the genome of Lactuca sativa cultivar Salinas chromosome 3, Lsat_Salinas_v11, whole genome shotgun sequence, the window tttttatttaaaaaaagtgGACTTAATTTACAAAAATCTGCATCTTTTACAAAAAAAGCATCACTGTTTATAAAAAACAgcactttttataaaaaaaaaaactgcatttttttaataaaaaacagCAAAAAAAAACAGTTTTACCTCATTAGTTTTTCCTTTCATTTACCCAAACGTGACATTGTTTTCTCAAATATTATGTATTCATATAGCATGTTATTCAGACATCAATAatcttaatattttttgttttttttttactttctctACTCCAGAAAGCAGCTGAAACACACTTACCAGCTCTAATTGCTAAGGAAGGTATCATTATGGAGATGGATGACATAGACAGCATGCATGTGTGGTGCTTCAAGTTTAGGTCAGTTTAACCATTTAAAACCCTAAAAgccaataaagaaagaaaaagacttgtttttagttttattattatCATATTCCATGGAAAAATTTCTTTCTTCAAATAAGCTAGCAACTAGGAATTTTCTTCTTGTCCTTTAATAGGTTCTGGCCAAATAACAACAGCCGCATGTATGTTCTTGAGGGCACTGGTATGTTCTTCTTTCTTAATCATTTATAAACTATATATTATTTTATACTCTATGCAAATTCTTAATCTTTTTTCAGGGGAATTTGCTGAGGAGCATGAACTGCAATTGGGTGATTACATAATGCTGTATCgggattcaatgaatctcaactaTGTAAGCATATGCTTTACTTGAAtaagttttctattttatttgtttttactgTTAGGGTTCATTTAACCAAATTATGATTTGTTTAAAATCAGGTGATACAAGCAGTAAAAGCTTACGAAGTTGAGGAATTCACAAAGAAAGAAATGAAAACAAACCCCACTCCTCAGGTGAAATCCGTCaaagcaccaccaccaccaccaccagttgACAATGGTTTAATGAACCAAAACTGGTTGTGGGGTGGCCCTGAGATGGAGGTTTTTAACcccacaaacacaaacacaaactaCCCGATGAATATTTCAACTGTGGAAGAGCATATGGGCATGAATTTCGTATATGATACTAGCTACTCCAATGACACCATGACCCCACTTGATTTCTTGGGTGGATTCATGACAAACTACCCTGCAACTCAGCCTAGCTTTACAATCGAAAACTTGTCTATCGATGATCTTTATAAGATCTAGTTACTTTGTTGACTTGTTGTAATAAGATGTGAATGTGAACGTGAAAATAAGCATCTGAGTGGAAACACTAGAACTCAGTAGATGTTTGTGTTTGTAGACTTAAGTAGTGGTTTCAATACCACATGAACTCTCATGTTGAGTTATTGTGTCGTGGTTTTTGTATAAGTGTTGTTTGTATGGTAACTTTGAAAAGTTCTTGTTCAAATAATCGGATGTGTAGTTGTATCGTGATTTTGTTTTTATATGGTTCGTTAATGCTTTTTAATAATGGGATAAGTTATGTCTAATGATTAGTATAAGATATTCATCATGTATTATTTATCAATATTATTTATCATGTATTATTTAACAATAATTCAATATTATAAGATAAGTTACGTCTGATGATTAGTGTACGGAGATATTTATCATGTATTATTTATCAATATTATAAGATAAGTTACGTCTGATGATTAGTATAAGGAGATATTTACCATGTATTATTTATCAATATCGGTGATAGCTACCCTTGCCACTTGCAGacccttttattttattttctgccCTATCTTATGACACTTGTATTCATAGATCCAAAATGCAGTACATTTGTTCTCAAGAAAGCCAACATTTGCCAACGTGCGACTTATAGAGTTGGCAATCTCAGTCTTtactttttattgttttttaatttCTCATATCATAGAGTTAGCaaagttggcatccacttcttaTCTTTCTCAAATTATATTTTCtatcttttttttaaaaaaaaaatattatggaaAACTAGGTTAAagtatatttaaattttttatatagacaaaattaataaatatcacAAAAAAAACAGTTGTTATCATaagtaattatgaattaatttgttaaacaaaataaacataataatgttattaggatatgattttgttttttaatttctcATATCATAGAGTTAGCaaagttggcatccacttcttaTCTTTCTCAAATTATAttttctatcttttttttttttaaaaaatattatggAAAACTAGGTTAAAGTATATTTAAACTTTTTATAtagacaaaattaataaatatcacAAAAAAACAGTTGTTGATCATaagtaattatgaattaatttgttaaacaaaataaacataataatgttattaggatataaatttgtatttttaaaatttgaattgaatttgatttgttacaaaaaaagaaaataataaaaatcatagaaaaatgtcGCGTGTCAAAAAGACATTCTAAAAAACTGACACGTGTCAATTTTAGGTTTCATTTATTAGAAGAGGAAGATAACATTTCCTCTctattttttctaaaatataattttaacccTTTTACTTTAAATTTTATCAAATATCATTTTCACTCCCTCTATTTTGTAAACTTTCCTTTTTGTCCCTCTAATATACATAATCTGATTTTCTTTAATAACTTTTATTCGttaatttaaaataaactaattttttacgtgcttatttttatatgtatCGTTATAAATACGAGATAATCACGTTTAGACGCAAATTTAGAACTTTCGTTtgctaatttttaaaaaataaatcttatttacttattttatgtACGTGTCGGTATACTATGAATCAGgtcacatataataacttaaacaAAAAAATCTTACTTACTTTTATGTATATATCGGTATAAATTTCAGTTTCTTtatgttttcatgttttttttatatacgTTTCATAAGTATGAATTTgatcacatataatacattttCATTTGAAGGTATATATTGGAGTTAGCTAGTGGTAGATACCTTCTATATTTATCTATCAACAAATATTACAGTACCTAACTTATCAATACTATCCTCAAATATCAACTTATAAAATAAATTTGGGGTCTTCACTTAAATTACCATAATATATAGTGGTAGCATGAacacatatttacacataacatttttatatttttaacaaacacAAACACCAACCTTGCGACTTCATGACCATAAATGCGTGAAGACCATTTACCCTCACCATTGCGATATTCATTAAATTCGCGATTAAGATTTATGTCAAACCTATCCTAAAATTAATGTGAATCGTGCTCGTAAGTTCGTGATGTGTATTAAATTCTAGATTATCTATATCTAATCTCTACATGGAACCAATATCGGATAGAGTCATCTCactttttattgttttttcaaCAAATACGTAACTAAAAACACCCGATTATGAATATAGTAATTTGTTTAAAACCTCAAAACCTAGTATATGTAGACACTAGCGAAGGTTGTCTCAATTATGTCTTGTATT includes:
- the LOC111881750 gene encoding B3 domain-containing transcription factor FUS3, with protein sequence MNTHLDMDMVEGNEACGLRAFGGFEIGLRMGVGINFAGVQDTTYKTDNKSSSSADVVAPAADPVVVDRDLVAAARFDLLKKKRMPRFRRGTSAAAVRSFTSFPSFLPATIADHGRLTFLFSKKLQKSDVGVLKRIVLPKKAAETHLPALIAKEGIIMEMDDIDSMHVWCFKFRFWPNNNSRMYVLEGTGEFAEEHELQLGDYIMLYRDSMNLNYVIQAVKAYEVEEFTKKEMKTNPTPQVKSVKAPPPPPPVDNGLMNQNWLWGGPEMEVFNPTNTNTNYPMNISTVEEHMGMNFVYDTSYSNDTMTPLDFLGGFMTNYPATQPSFTIENLSIDDLYKI